From a region of the Odocoileus virginianus isolate 20LAN1187 ecotype Illinois chromosome 1, Ovbor_1.2, whole genome shotgun sequence genome:
- the LOC110124623 gene encoding hyaluronidase-4 yields the protein MKPLSEGQLRFYVVQPIHFISWLFILFILKSISSLKPAQLPIYQRKPFIAAWNAPTDQCLIKYNIRLNLKMFQVIGSPLARARGQNITIFYVNRLGYYPWYTPQGVPINGGLPQNISLQVHLEKADQDISYYIPSEDFSGLAVIDWEYWRPQWARNWNTKDIYRQKSRKLISEMQENVSAADVEYLAKATFEESAKAFMKETIELGIKSRPKGLWGYYLYPDCHNYNVYGPNYTGSCPEEEVLRNNELSWLWNSSAALYPSIGVRRSLGDSVNVLRFSQFRVHESMRISTMTSRDYALPVFVYTRLGYRDQPLLFLSKQDLISTIGESAALGAAGIVIWGDMNLTSSEGNCTKVKQFVSSDLGSYIVNVTRAAEVCSLHVCRNNGRCIRKVWKMPDYLHLNPASYHIEASEDGAFTVKGRASDTDLAVLAERFSCHCYQGYQGADCREMKTAAGCSGPSSFSGSLLTLCLLVSTGYQSRQW from the exons ATGAAACCATTATCTGAAGGACAGCTACGGTTTTACGTTGTTCAACCAATACATTTCATATCATGGCTATTCATACTTTTCATTCTGAAGTCTATCTCTTCCCTGAAACCTGCCCAACTTCCCATTTATCAAAGAAAGCCCTTTATAGCTGCCTGGAATGCTCCAACAGATCAGTGtttgataaaatataatataaggctgaatttgaaaatgtttcaggTGATTGGAAGTCCACTGGCCAGGGCCAGGGGGCAAAACATCACTATATTTTATGTCAACAGGTTGGGATACTATCCATGGTATACACCCCAGGGAGTTCCCATTAATGGAGGTCTCCCCCAGAACATAAGTTTGCAGGTACATCTGGAAAAAGCTGACCAAGATATCAGTTATTACATCCCTTCTGAAGATTTCAGTGGACTTGCTGTTATAGACTGGGAATACTGGCGACCCCAGTGGGCCAGGAACTGGAACACAAAAGACATCTACAGACAGAAGTCAAGAAAGCTTATTTCTGAAATGCAAGAGAATGTATCAGCTGCTGATGTTGAATATTTAGCCAAAGCAACCTTTGAAGAAAGTGCAAAAGCTTTCATGAAGGAAACCATTGAATTGGGGATTAAGAGCAGACCCAAAGGCCTTTGGGGGTACTATTTATATCCTGACTGCCACAATTATAATGTTTATGGCCCAAACTATACTGGGTCATGCCCGGAAGAAGAAGTTTTGAGGAACAATGAGCTCTCTTGGCTGTGGAACAGCAGTGCTGCTTTATATCCTTCTATCGGTGTCAGGAGATCTCTCGGAGACAGCGTAAACGTTTTGCGTTTCTCGCAATTTCGGGTGCATGAATCTATGAGGATCTCTACCATGACATCCCGTGATTATGCTTTGCCTGTGTTTGTCTACACAAGGCTAGGCTACAGAGACCaacctttactttttctttctaag CAAGATCTAATCAGTACTATTGGAGAAAGTGCTGCCTTGGGAGCTGCAGGCATTGTTATTTGGGGAGACATGAATTTGACTTCATCTGAG GGCAACTGTACAAAGGTGAAGCAGTTTGTGAGTTCTGACTTAGGGAGCTACATAGTCAATGTGACCAGAGCCGCTGAGGTGTGCAGCCTTCATGTCTGCAGGAATAACGGGAGATGCATAAGGAAGGTGTGGAAAATGCCTGATTACCTTCACCTGAACCCTGCGAGTTACCACATCGAGGCCTCCGAGGACGGAGCATTTACTGTGAAAGGCAGAGCGTCTGACACAGACCTGGCAGTGCTGGCAGAGAGATTCTCCTGTCATTGCTATCAGGGATACCAAGGGGCTGACTGCAGAGAAATGAAGACGGCTGCTGGCTGCTCTGGGCCTTCCTCTTTTTCGGGCTCACTACTCACACTGTGTCTGCTGGTTTCCACAGGTTATCAGAGCCGTCAGTGGTGA